One genomic segment of Ipomoea triloba cultivar NCNSP0323 chromosome 9, ASM357664v1 includes these proteins:
- the LOC116029079 gene encoding uncharacterized protein LOC116029079 produces the protein MKILERFSRESGRKTGSKEAEEIYGRERGGEGEEKAIFPEAEERICSGRRKMKEISVRGRSFRLILFFYSILLQFVSGFSDNPPGPKNETKVDAHTTSGNGSGSEILVIFIVIIVFGLLVFFLFKVWQKKKREDQYARLLKLFEEDDELELELGLRD, from the exons ATGAAAATCCTTGAG CGGTTTTCTCGAGAAAGCGGCAGAAAGACAGGAAGTAAAGAAGCAGAAGAAATTTatgggagagagagagggggagaggGCGAAGAGAAGGCGATATTTCCAGAAGCAGAAGAAAGGATCTGTAGTGGGAGACGAAAAATGAAGGAGATCTCTGTACGAGGGAGATCATTCCGTCTTATTCTGTTCTTTTATTCAATTCTTTTGCAATTCGTTTCAG GCTTCTCAGACAATCCACCGGGTCCCAAAAATGAGACAAAGGTTGATGCTCATACCACTTCTGGCAATGGCTCGGGGTCAGAAATACTCGTAATATTCATAGTGATTATAGTGTTTGGACTGTTAGTATTTTTCCTCTTCAAAGTTTGGCAAAAGAAAAAACGTGAAGATCAATATGCTCGTCTGCTAAAATTGTTTGAAGAGGACGATGAGCTTGAGCTTGAGCTTGGCCTTCGGGATTGA
- the LOC116030063 gene encoding ras-related protein RABA2a, with protein sequence MARRPDEEYDYLFKVVLIGDSGVGKSNLLSRFTRNEFCLESKSTIGVEFATRTLQVEGRTVKAQIWDTAGQERYRAITSAYYRGALGALLVYDVTKPTTFENVSRWLKELRDHADSNIVIMLIGNKADLSHLRAVATEDAQSYAEREGLSFIETSALEATNVEKAFQMILSEIYRTISKKSLSSEEPAAAIKEGKTLVVDAQDVNAKKPCCSSS encoded by the exons atggCGAGGAGACCGGACGAGGAATACGATTACTTGTTCAAGGTTGTGTTAATCGGCGATTCCGGAGTAGGTAAATCCAACTTGCTATCCCGATTTACCAGAAACGAGTTCTGCTTGGAGTCCAAGTCCACCATCGGAGTTGAATTCGCCACTCGTACTCTTCAG GTTGAGGGAAGGACGGTGAAGGCTCAGATATGGGACACGGCTGGCCAGGAGAGATATCGAGCCATAACAAGTGCATATTATAGGGGTGCTCTTGGGGCTCTTTTAGTTTATGATGTGACAAAACCAACAACCTTTGAAAATGTTAGCCGTTGGTTGAAGGAGCTGAGAGACCATGCAGATTCAAACATTGTGATCATGCTCATTGGGAATAAGGCCGATCTAAGCCATCTTCGAGCAGTTGCCACAGAGGATGCTCAAAGTTATGCTGAAAGGGAAGGCCTCTCGTTCATTGAAACATCAGCTTTGGAGGCAACTAATGTAGAGAAGGCATTCCAGATGATTCTATCAGAAATCTATCGGACAATTAGTAAGAAGTCGCTTTCTTCAGAGGAGCCAGCAGCTGCTATCAAAGAAGGGAAGACTCTTGTTGTTGACGCACAAGATGTTAACGCAAAAAAACCTTGCTGCTCTTCATCCTAA
- the LOC116028324 gene encoding ras-related protein RABD1-like, with product MGTEYDYLFKLLLIGDSSVGKSCLLLRFADDSYIDSYISTIGVDFKIRTVELDGKTIKLQIWDTAGQERFRTITSSYYRGAHGIIIVYDVTEMESFNNVKQWLSEIDRYANDSVCKLLVGNKCDLAENKVVDTETAKAFADELSIPFLETSAKDSINVEQAFLTMAAEIKKKMGTQPAGSKSASTVQIKGQPIQQKSNCCS from the exons ATGGGCACCGAATA CGATTACCTGTTCAAGTTGTTGCTAATCGGAGACTCTTCCGTCGGCAAGTCATGCCTGCTTCTCAGATTCGCT GATGATTCGTACATTGACAGCTACATTAGCACCATAGGAGTTGACTTC AAAATTAGGACAGTGGAGCTGGATGGGAAGACTATCAAGCTGCAAATT TGGGATACTGCTGGCCAGGAGCGTTTCCGGACTATTACAAGCAGTTACTATCGTGGTGCACATGGAATCATT ATTGTCTATGATGTTACTGAAATGGAGAGCTTCAACAATGTCAAGCAATGGCTGAGCGAAATCGACAGATATGCAAATGATAGCGTTTGCAAGCTTTTAGTTGGAAACAAATGTGATTTGGCAGAGAACAAGGTTGTGGACACAGAAACGGCAAAG GCATTTGCAGATGAGCTCAGTATACCTTTCCTGGAGACTAGTGCAAAAGATTCCATCAATGTGGAGCAGGCTTTCTTAACCATGGCTGCTGAAATTAAGAAAAA AATGGGCACACAACCTGCTGGAAGCAAGTCAGCTAGTACTGTTCAAATCAAGGGACAGCCAATCCAACAGAAGAGCAATTGTTGTAGCTAA
- the LOC116030005 gene encoding uncharacterized protein LOC116030005, with amino-acid sequence MPHLKVADALGVLTICLVSALFLFGLFCILYLIYFRNQIRTEGNIQLHYFSGPWIIRITYILFAILWGFGEILRLSLLRCGGRLLNALSWKWQETICKCHIVSNLGFMEPCLFLTVVFLLHASLQRSGTLNRKWNGKTACYILLFCLPVFFLQLIIILFGPKFNKDGYKHRLPDYFTSVAASPKTKGDNDDAIALCAYPLLSTICIGVFAVIVTSYLSWIGRRIVHLIINKGLQKRVYTLIISFSGFFPLRFVFLGLSVLSAPGEVVFEILAFLGFLSFLCCAGVGICTLVYFPVADALALRNLQKDTEARRISDDHNDSVSLITNQSHVGASIVNSPGRNSGASTRPGSISFRTVEKDGTSGTYVELSLFSPSQHSTPPDSPRFLGWPMLSHS; translated from the coding sequence ATGCCCCATCTGAAAGTTGCTGATGCACTAGGTGTGTTGACAATCTGTCTTGTCAGTGCTCTGTTTCTTTTTGGATTATTTTGCATATTGTATTTGATCTACTTCCGCAATCAGATCCGCACCGAAGGGAATATCCAACTTCATTATTTCAGTGGTCCTTGGATTATCAGAATCACATACATCCTTTTTGCAATCTTGTGGGGTTTTGGAGAGATTCTTCGGCTGAGTCTTCTGAGATGTGGTGGAAGGTTGTTGAATGCTCTTAGCTGGAAATGGCAAGAAACCATCTGCAAATGTCACATTGTTTCGAACCTGGGGTTCATGGAACCATGCCTGTTCCTCACTGTTGTGTTTCTCCTCCATGCATCATTGCAGAGGTCAGGGACCTTGAATCGGAAATGGAATGGCAAAACAGCCTGCTACATTCTTCTTTTTTGCCTGCCTGTGTTCTTTCTCCagcttattataattttatttgggCCAAAATTTAACAAGGATGGTTACAAGCACAGATTACCTGATTATTTTACAAGTGTAGCTGCTTCGCCTAAGACTAAAGGTGATAATGATGATGCTATTGCCCTCTGTGCTTACCCCCTACTGAGTACCATTTGTATTGGTGTGTTTGCTGTCATTGTAACTTCTTATTTGTCCTGGATCGGAAGACGAATTGTGCATTTGATCATCAATAAGGGTTTGCAAAAGAGAGTGTACACATTAATCATTTCTTTTTCTGGTTTCTTCCCATTGAGGTTTGTATTTCTTGGTTTATCTGTTCTATCTGCCCCTGGGGAAGTGGTGTTTGAAATTCTTGCTTTCCTTGGTTTTCTTTCGTTTCTGTGTTGTGCGGGGGTGGGTATTTGCACACTAGTGTACTTTCCTGTTGCAGATGCTTTAGCATTGAGGAACCTACAAAAAGATACAGAAGCTAGAAGGATAAGTGATGACCATAATGACAGTGTTTCTCTAATCACTAACCAAAGCCATGTTGGAGCAAGTATAGTGAATAGCCCAGGTAGAAACTCAGGTGCTTCAACAAGGCCTGGATCAATTTCTTTCCGGACAGTGGAGAAAGATGGAACTTCTGGGACGTATGTGGAGCTGAGCCTTTTCTCTCCCAGTCAACACTCAACCCCACCTGACTCCCCCCGATTTCTTGGTTGGCCTATGCTCTCACATTCATAA
- the LOC116030013 gene encoding zinc finger CCCH domain-containing protein 19-like codes for MPKRKDKDDDENPTEEMIAEDWCFACKDGGELLLCDHRKCVKAYHPDCVGKDESALTSDKRWTCRWHSCLVCDRSSKYHCYCCPNAVCRGCTGEARFVRVNKKYGFCHDCTKLALLVEENKDVDSEGESVDLKDRDTYEGLFREYYEIIREKEGFDADTVRKAKIRLDKDIGKDKSDSDFNESNEGEEDLCFSSDSDENGYDSGGQKHGHRRKKLKIQKTNSHKNESHKKEKSKKMVFDSWGSVALIRFLKSIGEDTKEELSLDDVERIILRYVKENKLFHPTKKRKIICDSQLQSILRRKEVNKNSVPKLLECHFAINLEESEDDEICEDIEDGDEKTVETCEVERKQKSDTDEQKSDTDKQKSDSDKQKSGSDKHKSNNDKQKSSNNKQKSGKGTSKKEGLMNMFQSRYAAVVPENIKLVYLKKSLVHELSKQPQEFQNKVVGSFVRVKSNPSDIRRRSGLFQLEQVTGISSASVAEENSEVMLRVSNMPNDISLGMLSDGEFSEEECAQLQQKVKAGLLKRPILVELQEKATSLHEDIIKHWIPRERVRVQTLIDLANERGWRRDLYEYLAMRKNLDDPSGVSRLLQKLPVVIPDIELPDNTPEDINSERKENGGASQESPPIVVPKENEPSKTGQPLQSTANKESNSLETCQLEGALPGIKKPNSQSDEMQMQQTDVNVENEETRGQAMANLTESRDNERSGGGVCGDLNLNQPMDVKLDVENSDKQTTGEVIEAGGDEKSKKAVTCDGKTQNQPMEVKRETENIATATVTKPGAGEKPAIVTYTHRKQMQQTHVNLKNKEIPKQAILANLTESRDQERSGGDKNQNQPMDAKQDAENSHNKQTIEAGTDEKPKIVTYYGKKHNQPMKPKLETGKSLKLGTDDIKESNAAAAAADDEKVEVATENPEALVWHILGMNKRNEKYNLSFLKKWSETNRLAHKSKVFKEGQCEENAIPLMDAVKLAFPRATR; via the exons ATGCCGAAGAGGAAGGACAAAGACGACGACGAGAATCCGACGGAGGAGATGATCGCCGAGGACTGGTGCTTCGCGTGCAAGGACGGTGGAGAGCTGCTTCTCTGTGACCACCG GAAATGTGTTAAAGCTTACCACCCAGATTGTGTTGGGAAAGATGAGTCAGCTTTGACGAGTGATAAACGTTGGACATGCA GATGGCACTCCTGCTTGGTTTGTGATAGATCTTCAAAGTACCATTGCTATTGCTGTCCAAATGCAGTATGCCGTGGCTGTACAGGTGAAGCAAGATTTGTGCGTGTTAATAAGAAGTATGGATTTTGCCATGACTGTACAAAGCTAGCACTGCTTGTAGAGGAAAATAAGGATGTCGACTCTGAAGGG GAAAGTGTAGACTTAAAGGACCGGGACACCTATGAGGGCCTGTTCAGAGAGTATTATGAGATTATCAGGGAAAAGGAAGGATTTGATGCAGATACTGTTCGTAAAGCTAAAATCCGACTAGACAAGGACATAGGCAAGGACAAAAGTGATTCTGACTTTAATGAAAGTAATGAAGGTGAAGAGGATCTTTGTTTTTCATCTGACTCTGATGAAAATGGATATGATTCGGGAGGACAGAAACATGGACACAGAAggaagaaattgaaaattcagaAGACCAATTCTCATAAAAATGAGTCTCATAAAAAGGAGAAATCTAAAAAAATGGTATTTGATAGTTGGGGTTCTGTAGCTCTCATACGGTTTCTTAAATCGATTGGTGAGGATACAAAAGAAGAATTATCACTGGATGATGTTGAAAGGATTATACTTCGATATGTTAAAGAAAACAAGCTTTTCCACCCAACTAAGAAAAGGAAGATTATTTGTGACTCTCAATTGCAATCTATCTTAAGGAGGAAGGAGGTCAATAAGAACAGTGTGCCTAAACTCCTTGAATGTCATTTTGCTATCAACCTAGAGGAGTCAGAGGATGATGAGATTTGTGAAGATATTGAAGATGGAGATGAAAAAACTGTGGAGACCTGTGAAGTGgaaagaaagcaaaagtcaGACACTGATGAGCAAAAGTCAGACACTGATAAGCAAAAGTCTGACAGTGATAAGCAAAAATCAGGCAGTGATAAGCACAAATCAAACAATGATAAGCAAAAATCAAGCAATAATAAGCAAAAATCAGGCAAGGGTACTTCCAAGAAGGAAGGGTTGATGAATATGTTCCAGAGTCGTTATGCTGCCGTAGTTCCAGAAAACATTAAACTTGTTTACTTGAAGAAGAGCTTGGTGCATGAGTTAAGCAAACAACCTCAAGAATTTCAAAACAAGGTGGTAGGGAGTTTTGTTCGGGTCAAATCAAATCCAAGTGATATTCGCCGTAGGAGTGGCTTATTTCAACTTGAGCAAGTCACAG GCATTAGCAGTGCTTCAGTTGCCGAAGAAAATAGTGAGGTTATGCTTCGTGTTTCAAATATGCCGAATGATATCAGCTTGGGCATGCTCTCCGATGGCGAGTTTTCAGAG GAGGAGTGTGCACAATTGCAACAGAAGGTGAAAGCTGGCCTGCTGAAGAGGCCTATTTTG GTAGAACTTCAAGAGAAAGCAACAAGTCTACATGAGGATATTATAAAGCAT TGGATTCCTAGAGAGCGGGTTAGAGTGCAAACCCTCATCGATTTGGCAAATGAGAGAGGGTGGAGGCGTGA TCTATATGAGTACTTGGCCATGAGAAAGAATCTAGACGATCCATCTGGAGTGTCTAGGCTATTACAAAAACTCCCCGTGGTGATTCCCGATATAGAACTGCCTGACAATACTCCCGAGGACATCAAcagtgaaagaaaagaaaacggCGGAGCCTCACAAGAATCACCTCCAATAGTCGTCCCCAAAG AAAACGAGCCTAGCAAAACCGGACAGCCTCTCCAATCAACTGCAAATAAGGAGTCGAACAGCTTAGAGACATGCCAGCTGGAAGGAGCTTTGCCTGGTATCAAAAAACCAAATTCTCAAAG TGATGAAATGCAAATGCAGCAGACGGATGTCAATgtggaaaatgaagaaacccgTGGGCAGGCGATGGCTAATCTGACAGAATCTCGTGATAATGAAAGGTCTGGAGGCGGAGTTTGCGGTGATCTAAACCTAAATCAGCCAATGGATGTCAAACTGGACGTGGAAAACAGCGACAAGCAAACAACGGGTGAAGTGATTGAAGCTGGCGGTGATGAAAAGTCGAAGAAGGCGGTGACTTGCGATGGTAAAACTCAAAATCAGCCTATGGAAGTCAAGCGGGAAACAGAAAACATAGCAACGGCTACTGTGACGAAACCTGGTGCTGGTGAAAAGCCTGCCATTGTGACTTACACTCATAGGAAGCAAATGCAGCAGACACATGTCAATCtgaaaaacaaagaaatccCCAAGCAGGCAATACTGGCTAATCTGACAGAATCTCGTGATCAAGAAAGGTCTGGAGGCGATAAAAACCAAAATCAGCCTATGGATGCCAAACAGGACGCAGAAAACAGCCACAACAAGCAAACAATTGAAGCTGGAACTGATGAAAAGCCGAAGATTGTGACTTACTATGGTAAAAAGCATAATCAGCCTATGAAACCCAAGCTCGAAACAGGAAAAAGCCTCAAACTCGGAACTGATGATATAAAAGAATCtaatgctgctgctgctgctgctgatgATGAAAAGGTGGAGGTTGCAACCGAGAACCCAGAGGCACTCGTATGGCATATTCTTGGGATGAACAAAAGAAACGAGAAGTATAATCTGTCGTTTTTGAAGAAATGGAGTGAAACAAATCGTCTAGCACACAAGTCCAAGGTTTTTAAGGAAGGTCAATGTGAAGAGAATGCAATCCCATTGATGGATGCTGTCAAGCTGGCTTTTCCAAGAGCCACTAGGTAG
- the LOC116030066 gene encoding uncharacterized protein LOC116030066 isoform X1, which produces MKPLNTVTALSDPKTRSCLCILVVTAALICGVYFTGNVFFGRAYKMPIQFGRSYSLQSAKPCRCEVSSAMDIKASVEEKNPRTGKCVDKCRPVGSEALPKGIVSKTSNLEMHPLWGPVRENEKPKNPVNLLAIPVGIKQKEVVNQIVKTFLENDFVVMLFHYDGVVDEWNHLEWNRRVIHVSAINQTKWWFAKRFLHPDIVAEYDYIFLWDEDLGIENFHPKRYISIVKEEGLEISQPGLDPRKSEIHHRITMRRRNSKVHRRFYTANVKGCNNNSTAPPCVGWVEMMAPVFSRAAWRCAWYMIQNDLIHAWGLDKKLGYCAQGDRTKKVGIVDAEYVFHLGLPTLGGDPKRQKLSSSDHSPPKNNLADSETLGTPPSVHKLDNRPEVRKRSYDEMRAFENRWQRAAEQDKCWVDPFQ; this is translated from the exons ATGAAGCCATTAAACACT GTAACTGCACTCTCGGATCCTAAAACGAGATCATGCCTCTGCATTCTCGTGGTCACTGCTGCGCTAATTTGTGGCGTATACTTCACAGGAAATGTATTCTTTGGAAGAGCTTATAAG ATGCCTATCCAATTTGGAAGGAGTTACTCGCTGCAAAGTGCAAAACCGTGTAGATGTGAG GTATCATCTGCAATGGACATTAAAGCAAGTGTTGAAGAAAAGAATCCACGGACTGGTAAATGCGTG GACAAATGCAGGCCTGTTGGTAGTGAGGCACTGCCAAAGGGAATTGTTTCTAAAACTTCGAATTTGGAGATGCACCCTTTATGGGGTCCTGTCAGAGAAAAC GAAAAACCCAAGAATCCAGTGAATTTGTTGGCCATTCCAGTTGggataaaacaaaaagaagtaGTGAACCAAATTGTTAAGACG TTCCTAGAGAACGACTTTGTAGTTATGCTATTTCACTATGATGGTGTTGTGGATGAATGGAATCATCTCGAGTGGAATAGGCGTGTCATACATGTATCTGCCATAAATCAAACAAAATG GTGGTTTGCCAAGCGGTTTCTACACCCTGATATAGTTGCTGAATACGACTACATCTTCCTATGGGACGAGGACCTTGGAATCGAAAATTTTCACCCAAAAAG GTATATATCAATTGTTAAAGAAGAGGGTCTTGAAATATCTCAGCCTGGACTCGATCCTAGAAAATCAGAGATACATCACCGCATTACAATGCGCAGAAGGAATTCTAAAGTGCACAG GAGGTTCTATACAGCAAACGTCAAAGGATGCAACAACAATAGTACTGCTCCCCCGTGTGTAGG ATGGGTAGAAATGATGGCACCTGTGTTTTCGAGAGCAGCCTGGCGTTGTGCTTGGTACATGATCCAG AATGATTTGATCCATGCGTGGGGTTTAGATAAGAAGCTTGGATACTGTGCACAG GGCGATAGGACAAAAAAAGTTGGAATTGTTGATGCGGAATATGTATTCCATCTCGGTCTTCCTACGCTTGGTGGCGATCCAAAGAGACAAAAG CTGAGTTCGAGCGACCATTCACCGCCTAAAAACAACCTCGCTGATTCAGAAACATTG GGAACTCCTCCATCGGTCCATAAGCTGGATAATAGACCCGAG GTGAGGAAACGATCGTACGATGAAATGAGAGCGTTTGAAAACCGGTGGCAGAGAGCTGCTGAGCAAGACAAGTGTTGGGTTGATCCATTTCAATAA
- the LOC116030066 gene encoding uncharacterized protein LOC116030066 isoform X2 yields MKPLNTMPIQFGRSYSLQSAKPCRCEVSSAMDIKASVEEKNPRTGKCVDKCRPVGSEALPKGIVSKTSNLEMHPLWGPVRENEKPKNPVNLLAIPVGIKQKEVVNQIVKTFLENDFVVMLFHYDGVVDEWNHLEWNRRVIHVSAINQTKWWFAKRFLHPDIVAEYDYIFLWDEDLGIENFHPKRYISIVKEEGLEISQPGLDPRKSEIHHRITMRRRNSKVHRRFYTANVKGCNNNSTAPPCVGWVEMMAPVFSRAAWRCAWYMIQNDLIHAWGLDKKLGYCAQGDRTKKVGIVDAEYVFHLGLPTLGGDPKRQKLSSSDHSPPKNNLADSETLGTPPSVHKLDNRPEVRKRSYDEMRAFENRWQRAAEQDKCWVDPFQ; encoded by the exons ATGAAGCCATTAAACACT ATGCCTATCCAATTTGGAAGGAGTTACTCGCTGCAAAGTGCAAAACCGTGTAGATGTGAG GTATCATCTGCAATGGACATTAAAGCAAGTGTTGAAGAAAAGAATCCACGGACTGGTAAATGCGTG GACAAATGCAGGCCTGTTGGTAGTGAGGCACTGCCAAAGGGAATTGTTTCTAAAACTTCGAATTTGGAGATGCACCCTTTATGGGGTCCTGTCAGAGAAAAC GAAAAACCCAAGAATCCAGTGAATTTGTTGGCCATTCCAGTTGggataaaacaaaaagaagtaGTGAACCAAATTGTTAAGACG TTCCTAGAGAACGACTTTGTAGTTATGCTATTTCACTATGATGGTGTTGTGGATGAATGGAATCATCTCGAGTGGAATAGGCGTGTCATACATGTATCTGCCATAAATCAAACAAAATG GTGGTTTGCCAAGCGGTTTCTACACCCTGATATAGTTGCTGAATACGACTACATCTTCCTATGGGACGAGGACCTTGGAATCGAAAATTTTCACCCAAAAAG GTATATATCAATTGTTAAAGAAGAGGGTCTTGAAATATCTCAGCCTGGACTCGATCCTAGAAAATCAGAGATACATCACCGCATTACAATGCGCAGAAGGAATTCTAAAGTGCACAG GAGGTTCTATACAGCAAACGTCAAAGGATGCAACAACAATAGTACTGCTCCCCCGTGTGTAGG ATGGGTAGAAATGATGGCACCTGTGTTTTCGAGAGCAGCCTGGCGTTGTGCTTGGTACATGATCCAG AATGATTTGATCCATGCGTGGGGTTTAGATAAGAAGCTTGGATACTGTGCACAG GGCGATAGGACAAAAAAAGTTGGAATTGTTGATGCGGAATATGTATTCCATCTCGGTCTTCCTACGCTTGGTGGCGATCCAAAGAGACAAAAG CTGAGTTCGAGCGACCATTCACCGCCTAAAAACAACCTCGCTGATTCAGAAACATTG GGAACTCCTCCATCGGTCCATAAGCTGGATAATAGACCCGAG GTGAGGAAACGATCGTACGATGAAATGAGAGCGTTTGAAAACCGGTGGCAGAGAGCTGCTGAGCAAGACAAGTGTTGGGTTGATCCATTTCAATAA
- the LOC116030066 gene encoding uncharacterized protein LOC116030066 isoform X3, producing the protein MYSLEELIRCLSNLEGVTRCKVQNRVDVRYHLQWTLKQVLKKRIHGLDKCRPVGSEALPKGIVSKTSNLEMHPLWGPVRENEKPKNPVNLLAIPVGIKQKEVVNQIVKTFLENDFVVMLFHYDGVVDEWNHLEWNRRVIHVSAINQTKWWFAKRFLHPDIVAEYDYIFLWDEDLGIENFHPKRYISIVKEEGLEISQPGLDPRKSEIHHRITMRRRNSKVHRRFYTANVKGCNNNSTAPPCVGWVEMMAPVFSRAAWRCAWYMIQNDLIHAWGLDKKLGYCAQGDRTKKVGIVDAEYVFHLGLPTLGGDPKRQKLSSSDHSPPKNNLADSETLGTPPSVHKLDNRPEVRKRSYDEMRAFENRWQRAAEQDKCWVDPFQ; encoded by the exons ATGTATTCTTTGGAAGAGCTTATAAG ATGCCTATCCAATTTGGAAGGAGTTACTCGCTGCAAAGTGCAAAACCGTGTAGATGTGAG GTATCATCTGCAATGGACATTAAAGCAAGTGTTGAAGAAAAGAATCCACGGACTG GACAAATGCAGGCCTGTTGGTAGTGAGGCACTGCCAAAGGGAATTGTTTCTAAAACTTCGAATTTGGAGATGCACCCTTTATGGGGTCCTGTCAGAGAAAAC GAAAAACCCAAGAATCCAGTGAATTTGTTGGCCATTCCAGTTGggataaaacaaaaagaagtaGTGAACCAAATTGTTAAGACG TTCCTAGAGAACGACTTTGTAGTTATGCTATTTCACTATGATGGTGTTGTGGATGAATGGAATCATCTCGAGTGGAATAGGCGTGTCATACATGTATCTGCCATAAATCAAACAAAATG GTGGTTTGCCAAGCGGTTTCTACACCCTGATATAGTTGCTGAATACGACTACATCTTCCTATGGGACGAGGACCTTGGAATCGAAAATTTTCACCCAAAAAG GTATATATCAATTGTTAAAGAAGAGGGTCTTGAAATATCTCAGCCTGGACTCGATCCTAGAAAATCAGAGATACATCACCGCATTACAATGCGCAGAAGGAATTCTAAAGTGCACAG GAGGTTCTATACAGCAAACGTCAAAGGATGCAACAACAATAGTACTGCTCCCCCGTGTGTAGG ATGGGTAGAAATGATGGCACCTGTGTTTTCGAGAGCAGCCTGGCGTTGTGCTTGGTACATGATCCAG AATGATTTGATCCATGCGTGGGGTTTAGATAAGAAGCTTGGATACTGTGCACAG GGCGATAGGACAAAAAAAGTTGGAATTGTTGATGCGGAATATGTATTCCATCTCGGTCTTCCTACGCTTGGTGGCGATCCAAAGAGACAAAAG CTGAGTTCGAGCGACCATTCACCGCCTAAAAACAACCTCGCTGATTCAGAAACATTG GGAACTCCTCCATCGGTCCATAAGCTGGATAATAGACCCGAG GTGAGGAAACGATCGTACGATGAAATGAGAGCGTTTGAAAACCGGTGGCAGAGAGCTGCTGAGCAAGACAAGTGTTGGGTTGATCCATTTCAATAA